The Triticum dicoccoides isolate Atlit2015 ecotype Zavitan chromosome 6A, WEW_v2.0, whole genome shotgun sequence genome has a window encoding:
- the LOC119319252 gene encoding uncharacterized protein LOC119319252: MLLLRQRVLSHLLSGAPSPSTSPLLSLHGLLSTAATAAPAVSPNPSFAVEEYLVSTCGLTRAQALKASAKLPHLKSPANPDAVLSFLAGLGLSGADVAAVVAKDPRFLCAGVERTLAPVVAGLTGLGLSHRKIARLVSLAPGNFRHTSVVSKLEYYLPLFGSIDNLLRPLKHCSGFLGSHLERVVKPNVKLLAECGLGASDVAKLFIREPRMISTKPGRVLAMVACTERLGVPRDSGMFRQALHTVSCFSEDKIAAKVDYLKRTLRWSDTEVGIAVSKAPVLLTRSNGVLQRMSDFLISEVGLEPAYIAHRPAMLTCSLEGRLRPRYYVMRFLKESGLLNHDRDYYSMVVVREKVFVEKFICPHNQAAPHLAEDYAAACTGQVPATFTFT; this comes from the coding sequence atgctcctcctccggcAGCGCGTCCTCTCCCATCTCCTCTCCGGCGCGCCCTCTCCTTCCACCTCCCCACTCCTCTCCCTCCACGGCCTCctctccaccgccgccaccgccgcgcccgCCGTTTCCCCGAACCCTAGCTTCGCCGTGGAGGAGTACCTCGTCTCCACCTGCGGCCTCACCCGTGCCCAGGCACTCAAGGCCTCCGCCAAGCTCCCCCACCTCAAGTCCCCCGCCAACCCCGACGCCGTCCTctccttcctcgccggcctcggcctCTCCGGCGCTGATGTCGCGGCCGTCGTCGCCAAGGACCCGCGGTTCCTCTGCGCCGGCGTGGAGAGAACCCTGGCCCCCGTCGTCGCTGGGCTCACCGGGCTCGGCCTGTCACACCGTAAGATCGCGCGCCTCGTCTCGCTCGCCCCCGGCAACTTCCGCCACACATCCGTCGTCTCCAAGCTAGAGTACTACCTGCCGCTCTTCGGCTCCATTGACAACTTGCTCCGGCCCCTCAAACACTGCTCTGGCTTCCTCGGCTCCCACCTCGAGAGGGTGGTCAAGCCCAATGTCAAGCTCCTAGCAGAGTGCGGGCTAGGTGCTAGCGATGTTGCTAAGCTGTTCATCCGTGAGCCAAGGATGATTAGCACCAAACCAGGGCGTGTCCTGGCGATGGTTGCGTGCACCGAACGTCTAGGTGTGCCCCGTGACTCTGGAATGTTCAGGCAAGCGCTGCACACTGTCTCATGCTTCAGCGAGGACAAGATCGCTGCCAAAGTGGACTACTTGAAGAGGACACTTAGGTGGTCAGATACCGAGGTTGGCATTGCTGTGTCCAAGGCTCCGGTTTTGCTGACAAGATCAAATGGCGTGCTGCAGCGTATGTCAGACTTCCTGATCTCTGAGGTGGGGTTGGAGCCGGCCTACATTGCTCATCGTCCCGCTATGCTCACTTGCAGCCTGGAGGGACGGCTCAGGCCCCGCTACTATGTTATGAGGTTTCTTAAGGAAAGTGGATTGCTAAATCATGACAGAGACTACTATAGTATGGTGGTGGTCCGCGAGAAGGTATTTGTCGAGAAGTTCATATGCCCTCACAATCAAGCTGCACCTCACCTTGCTGAAGACTATGCAGCTGCTTGCACAGGGCAGGTGCCTGCTACATTCACATTTACATGA
- the LOC119315444 gene encoding transcription termination factor MTERF15, mitochondrial-like, translated as MWHAINATIYSLPRLLSTTAPVPPTPASPAFAVEDYLVDACGLTRAQALSASTKIPHLKSPAKPDAVLAFLSGLGLSTADFAALVAKDPRFLCTGVETTLSPVVAGLTGLDLSHRKIARLVSLAPGNFCHTSVVSKLEYYLPLFGSIDNLLRPLKHGSGLLDSDLETVVKPNVKLLRECGLGARDIAKLLTRVPMLRSSKPECVLAMVACAEGIGVPRGSRMFRQALQAVSYFSEEKIAARVDYLKKTFRWSDAEVGIAVSKAPSLLRSSKKMLQRRSEFLISEAGLGPDYIAHRPNMLVLGVEVRLRPRYYVMKFLKENRLLKRDLSYNTIVKVTEKLFLEKFVCPHKEAAPHLAEDYATACRGRVPSRFIFT; from the coding sequence atgtggcatgcaataaATGCAACCATCTACTCTCTCCCCCGCCTCCTCTCAACCACGGCGCCGGTGCCGCCCACTCCGGCAAGCCCCGCCTTCGCCGTCGAGGACTACCTCGTCGACGCCTGCGGCCTCACCCGAGCCCAGGCACTCAGTGCCTCCACCAAGATCCCCCACCTCAAGTCCCCCGCCAAGCCCGACGCCGTCCTCGCCTTCCTCTCCGGCCTCGGCCTCTCCACCGCCGATTTCGCCGCCCTCGTTGCCAAGGACCCGCGGTTCCTCTGCACCGGCGTGGAGACAACCCTGTCCCCCGTCGTCGCTGGGCTCACCGGGCTCGACCTGTCACACCGTAAGATCGCGCGCCTCGTCTCGCTCGCCCCCGGCAACTTCTGCCACACATCCGTCGTCTCCAAGCTAGAGTACTACCTGCCGCTCTTCGGCTCCATCGACAACTTGCTCCGGCCGCTCAAACACGGCTCCGGCCTCCTCGACTCTGACCTCGAGACGGTGGTCAAGCCAAATGTCAAGCTCCTGAGAGAATGCGGGCTAGGTGCTCGTGATATTGCCAAGCTGCTCACCCGTGTGCCAATGTTGCGGAGCTCCAAACCAGAGTGTGTCCTGGCGATGGTTGCGTGCGCCGAAGGTATAGGTGTGCCCCGTGGATCTCGGATGTTCAGGCAAGCGCTGCAGGCTGTCTCATACTTCAGCGAGGAGAAGATCGCTGCCAGAGTGGACTACTTGAAGAAGACGTTTAGGTGGTCAGATGCCGAGGTCGGCATTGCCGTGTCCAAGGCTCCGTCTCTGCTGAGGAGTTCAAAGAAGATGCTACAGCGCAGGTCCGAGTTCCTTATCTCTGAGGCGGGGCTGGGGCCAGACTACATTGCTCATCGGCCGAATATGCTCGTTCTTGGCGTGGAGGTCCGGCTAAGACCCCGTTACTATGTTATGAAGTTTCTCAAGGAAAATAGATTGCTCAAGCGTGACCTAAGCTATAATACAATTGTCAAGGTCACCGAAAAGCTATTCTTGGAGAAGTTCGTATGCCCTCACAAGGAAGCTGCACCGCACCTTGCTGAAGACTATGCAACCGCTTGCAGAGGCAGAGTGCCTTCGAGATTCATATTTACATGA
- the LOC119319517 gene encoding uncharacterized protein LOC119319517: MLRLRRCVLSHLLSPPTTSPLPSLHRLLSAAPDSGFELEHYLVSTCGLTRAQALKASAKLSHLKSPDKPDAVLAFLAGLGLSAADVAAVVAKDPLFLCAGVEGNLGPAVAGLTGLGLSRPEVARLLSLSPDRFRRKNVVPKVRSYLPLFGSAEDLLSGVKRGLFLLSVDMDRVVKPNVAVLRECGLGARDIAKLLIQMPRIVTASPEGALAMVACAERIGVPRGSGMFRQALQAVACFSEEKIAAKVEQLKKTLRWSDADVRIALCKWPTVLRWSKGMLQHKSEFLFSKVGLEPAYIAHRPAILGLSLERRLEPQYYVMRFLKENGLLSHGRDYNSMVLVSEKVFVERFIRPHKQAAPLIAEDYAAACTGEVPARFRFT; the protein is encoded by the coding sequence ATGCTCCGCCTCCGGAGATGCGTCCTCTCCCACCTCCTATCCCCTCCCACCACCTCCCCACTCccctctctccaccgcctcctatcCGCCGCCCCCGACTCCGGCTTCGAACTGGAGCACTACCTCGTCTCCACCTGCGGGCTGACCCGAGCGCAGGCGCTCAAGGCCTCCGCCAAGCTCTCCCACCTCAAGTCCCCCGACAAGCCCGACGCCGTgctcgccttcctcgccggcctcggcctCTCCGCCGCCGACGTCGCCGCGGTCGTCGCCAAAGACCCGCTCTTCCTCTGCGCCGGCGTGGAGGGAAACCTGGGCCCCGCCGTCGCCGGGCTCACCGGCCTCGGCCTGTCGCGTCCTGAGGTCGCGCGACTCCTCTCGCTCTCCCCTGACCGATTCCGCCGCAAGAACGTCGTCCCCAAGGTGCGCTCCTACCTGCCTCTCTTTGGCTCCGCCGAGGACCTCCTCTCCGGGGTCAAGCGCGGCTTGTTCCTTCTCTCGGTCGACATGGACCGGGTGGTCAAGCCCAACGTCGCGGTCCTGCGGGAGTGCGGGCTAGGTGCTCGCGATATTGCCAAGCTGCTCATCCAAATGCCGAGGATCGTCACCGCCAGTCCGGAGGGCGCCCTCGCGATGGTCGCGTGCGCCGAACGCATTGGTGTGCCCCGTGGCTCTGGGATGTTTAGGCAAGCGCTGCAGGCTGTCGCGTGCTTCAGCGAGGAGAAGATTGCCGCCAAAGTGGAACAGTTGAAGAAGACATTGCGGTGGTCGGATGCCGATGTCCGCATTGCTCTGTGCAAGTGGCCCACTGTGCTGAGGTGGTCAAAGGGCATGCTGCAGCACAAGTCCGAGTTCCTCTTCTCTAAGGTGGGCTTGGAACCGGCGTACATTGCTCACCGTCCGGCAATACTCGGTCTTAGCTTGGAGCGCCGGCTCGAGCCCCAGTACTATGTTATGAGGTTTCTTAAGGAGAATGGATTGTTGAGTCATGGCAGAGACTACAATAGTATGGTCTTGGTCAGCGAGAAGGTATTTGTGGAGAGGTTCATACGCCCCCACAAGCAAGCTGCACCACTCATTGCTGAAGACTATGCAGCCGCTTGCACAGGGGAGGTGCCTGCTAGATTCAGATTTACATGA
- the LOC119319037 gene encoding bisdemethoxycurcumin synthase-like, with product MGSCGSNGHGTAVVVVPRPHAEGPAAMLGIGTANPTGVLMPQDVFADTLFRITNSDHLTELKHKLTRICGNTGIDKRHFHLTEETLAAHPELLDPELPSLGTRVDMTVDAVPKLAQRAAAKAIAEWGRPPADITHLVFTTYSACGAPSADLRLATLLGLRPTVSRTILSLHGCYGGGRALGLAKELAENNRGARVLVACSETTLVCFGAPDGGNLVGHAIFGDGAGAVIVGAGPFLDGEQRPIFEMVHAMQTTVPKTEHALGMQVTGGGIDFHLSIQVPTLIGQNVERCLLDAFRGGDDDDDDDAHLPSPLSGNGNKWNDLFWAVHPGGRQILDNIDKVLKLEPEKLAASRHVLREYGNMSGATIVFVLDELRQRRSLLPEWGAMMAFGPGITIETMVLRCPR from the exons ATGGGAAGCTGCGGAAGCAACGGGCACGGTACAGCTGTGGTGGTGGTGCCGCGGCCGCACGCTGAAGGCCCAGCGGCTATGCTCGGCATCGGCACGGCGAACCCCACCGGCGTGCTAATGCCCCAGGACGTCTTCGCCGACACCCTCTTCCGCATCACCAACAGCGACCACCTCACTGAGCTCAAACACAAGCTAACCAGAATTT GCGGCAACACGGGCATCGACAAGCGGCACTTCCACCTCACGGAGGAGACGCTGGCGGCTCATCCGGAGCTGCTCGACCCGGAGCTGCCGTCGCTGGGTACGCGGGTGGACATGACCGTCGACGCCGTGCCCAAGCTCGCGCAGCGTGCCGCGGCCAAGGCCATCGCCGAGTGGGGCCGTCCGCCCGCCGACATCACCCACCTCGTCTTCACCACCTACTCCGCCTGCGGCGCCCCGAGCGCCGACCTCCGCCTGGCCACGCTGCTCGGCCTCAGGCCCACCGTCAGCCGCACCATTCTCAGCCTCCACGGCTGCTACGGCGGCGGCCGGGCGCTGGGCCTCGCCAAGGAGCTCGCCGAGAACAACCGCGGGGCGCGCGTCCTCGTGGCCTGCTCCGAGACCACGCTCGTCTGCTTCGGCGCGCCCGACGGCGGCAACCTCGTCGGCCACGCCATCTTCGGGGACGGCGCCGGCGCGGTCATCGTCGGGGCCGGCCCGTTCCTCGACGGCGAGCAGCGCCCCATCTTCGAGATGGTCCACGCCATGCAGACCACGGTGCCCAAGACGGAGCACGCGCTAGGCATGCAGGTCACCGGCGGTGGCATCGACTTCCACCTCTCCATCCAGGTGCCCACGCTCATCGGACAGAACGTGGAGCGCTGCCTCCTCGACGCGTTCCGCGgaggagacgacgacgacgacgatgatgctcATCTTCCGTCTCCATTATCCGGGAACGGAAATAAGTGGAACGACCTCTTCTGGGCGGTGCACCCAGGTGGCCGCCAGATCCTGGACAACATAGACAAGGTGCTCAAGCTGGAGCCGGAGAAACTGGCGGCCAGCCGGCACGTGCTCCGTGAGTACGGCAACATGAGCGGCGCGACCATCGTCTTCGTGCTCGACGAGCTGCGCCAGCGCCGGAGCCTGCTGCCGGAGTGGGGCGCCATGATGGCCTTCGGTCCTGGAATCACCATCGAGACCATGGTGCTCCGCTGCCCACGCTAG